acccaaacctcaccgccacacgagtagacgacactACTCTTGCTCGCCTCTGGCACCGGCGGAAATGAAGTAGCTAGAAGCTAACCTTTCGTCACTTCCGACccgaaagagcagcgtgagtatgaaggtacttgaAGGACTTAAACCATACATGGCACATATCaatagcctgactccaaggattaagcattgagttattagcaagaaaaaggccacaaggttaagtaaatattcatatgcgtaagtagcctaacatctatgtgtgagcacctatacttaacaaaaacacatatcgactctaccctgtaaccaaccacatgaacatatatgaaactagaACCGTGATAATCATATATGTAACCAAAACCTACTCGATCACCACCCAACATATCATACCACCTTCTAGTCTTCAtgactctatgaccgatgcggatggacaaaAGCTTGCTTGTAACTAAGAgcacggcaattcgaattgattttactcCCTGCAGGGGAGTACTCCTGGGCCCAAATGATATGAGACCATCGCCCACACAACCCGTCAGTTATGAGGGATGATTCACGTTCCAaccgttcacgtacccaccccgTACCTTTATCCCATGCCCGACgcatgtggaggccacctagacCCCATGTGTACGATGTCTTACTAGCGAATCTCAGGTGCCTCTTCAAGACCTTGCTCACACACCGGGTGATGATCCCATGACTCCTTCAGATAcaatcaataccgccaataattctcaaatcatacaagttccaattacaagagcacgtgcacaacaattagaccatcaggtgaactcgtttcttgttgttcatgcttccttggatggattcctactaaattattgtgatgttttattgcataggaatgggggagaagcaccaaaaccttacccggatgtcacccctccAAGGACAAGTCTACatggactcaaggctgagctctagtcatggttgtggtcggagtcatggtcgtggttgagTCGCAGGATAGCACATTAGTAAAACCAGAATAACtatctcatacgaagtctgttttaggaaATCTTGGAAATTCTTGAAAGCTTACGATGAAACCTTtcaaatggatatgagcttcaccaaatattccttatagtttagttagagtccaAGAAATCAAGTGCTATGCCATCGTTTTGggcctagttgggtcttgtaatcatgtcggggtcagagtctaggttgtgcatgcctctttccatggttgcaGAACCCTAGGTtaacctcctcacatcccccctatatatacacaatagctgtcatagtttaggcttggattttgcttagatttttctattttatacaaTTTTGCAGCTTGTTCAGTTGGTGGAaacccaactcgagcacttcattggtaattagaaatattcatattgcatctgcctattcttgcttgtgttcttaattcgtttgcaggaaaaacctccttggcgaggtcaaccgcatgtttgcacggttgataaccacggagtagtggtgaagtggttgcgagggttctcaatctatcctagtcagagcctttggaccatcaacgtcaaaactctaccaatcgacttatcatattacattcggaagattgggcaaacacgcatcaagtggtatcagagcctcggttgcttgttaggtaatctcagttatcacCTTTGTTTCGTCATTTCTCATTACCTATAGTTCAGAAAATTGccacacaaaaatatttagatcttagtttttcctttgTCCATACAACTTtgtgccttcgcaattttgttttcagtatttgcGTTGTTGAATTTGAGTCTATCGACGATGTCTTTGTtgttggtcgagtcatcatgaTCTATTATCTAGTGTCGAATCCTGCTGTTTAGTCCTCGTGTATCTCGGTCTGTCCTCGTCTGCAATAGCcaagattgtgtctctagtcgagtcgaccattaactcgtgtttgaccactagtcgctttaaccatctacacaagttcgaccactagtcgagttgaccatcaagtcgtgtttgaccactagtcgctttagccatctactcgagttcggccactagtcgagttgaccatcaagtcatgttcgaccactagtcgcttcaaccatctactagAGTTCGACCACttgtcgagtcgaccatctactcgggttcgaccactagttgcttcaaccatctactcaggttcgatcactagtcgttctgaccacccactcacggtctgaccaggcactctgaccacccactcggagtcctgaccagtcactccgaccacctactcggggtCTAatcagtcactccgaccacccacttggggtcccgaCTAGTcattctgaccacccactcgggtccgACCAGATGCTCTGAcaacccactcggggtcccgactagtcactccaaccacccactcaaatgtatcactatgtctccaaaaaatttcaagCAAATTAGAGAAGGCCAATTTTCAACCAAAAACTTTAGAGGTCATGTTGAGGGTCTTCTAAGCCTTTTTTTAGGGTTAAAGAAAGGTATAGGTATAAAATACTTGTATTTTTCAGATGCGCCTTCTCGCTAGCTTCAAAATTAGAGGTAGAAAATCAAAATCGGACTCTTTATGGAAAAGTTTTGGTAGTTTTCCAAACACTGCACGGAATGGAGACAAAATTTTTCATATGGAGTCAGAttgagataaactttatatgaaaattatagtgcTAAATGAGATGTACAATTTCATTGTTGACAAAGTtttcatttgaagcaatctaaaTGCcaaataatcatacaaaaattTGAATAGGAATGGTCAAATGAATAAATTACCCCATAGCCATTAGGTAAAATTGTGAAGTGACATGGTAAGGAAGCTTCGCACGAGAGGTGAGATCACGGGTTCGACTCCCACAAACTACTCAGGCATGTACTTTGCTAAATTCGATGAATATAGCCAATAGAAGTAGCGGGGGTTCGTTCGTCGAGTGTAGAAAAAAAATCGGTCCCAAAACCATAGGATTTGGGACCgaatatcactgccagtttgtaaCACCAACTAGAAGTGATAACTCTATTACTATCGATTCCAAATCTACCAGtggaaccggcaatgatactatCTAGTATCACTTCCACTTAGGGGCTCTTTGGCAGAGCTCTAGTTTCACGATCCATGTAGGATTTGGAGTGTGTAGGATAAAAATATATGGTATAAACATCTATTTTCAGTCCAAAATAAGAACATTGTGGCTTAACCAAATATCATCAATCCTTCCATAGCTCTAGCTCCAAGAATTTCTGGAGCTAGAGATGACCAGCTCAAAAAATTCTTGGAgctggagctctaccaaacaggtccttaatcactgccagttctaaaACCATAGTGTTGTCAattttgaactggcagtgatgacctTTTTTGTAGTAGTAATTACATAGagctatatatatttatatatacaagTTGAGTGTCCGTGCATTGCAACAGAAAAATTTGCACAAGATGACATCAagcatatgcatatatattgCTTACATCAATAGATCTAAGGATTGATTCCCTGTGCTGCCACATAGTAGATCTGCTGCTCATTTGAAACTGTTTTTCTAATATCTCCTAGGGATGAAGGATGGATTTACCCTGCATGCGTGTGCAAAGTATACTGTATAGTTGAATGCTCGTGCATTGCAACAGGAGCCATAAATTTGCACATGATAACACTGTTGGCTTCTCTAAAACTAGCCATCATTGTCGAAGTATCTTTCATGCAATAACATTATTACCATTATTGAAGCACTACAAACACTAAAGGCACTATTCTGAACACCAAGCAACACAGTGCCCTACAACTAAGTTTACATCCTTATTCGAGGAAACACTAAACACTCATAAAAAACATAAGGAAAGGATATTCAGGTTAAGCATTGATGTCGAACATAACAAAGTATATACTCAGAAATTTGTCATAGAACataagcaaaaataaaaaatacaaacaacTAGGGAAATGGTTGTTGCACCATCCTCGTTAAATCAATTCAAACATAAGGAATGCATTGATCAACTAAGCTACCGAAAAGACACAATGTTGAACCACGTTCATACTTTGAGCTTTGGCAATATGCAAGAATCAAGCACCTTCCCACCaatgaagaagagaaaagaTGGTTCCTAATAAGCAGCATGCACTGAACCTCATCGTAACCAGGTTTTTCGTCATCATCCACATGAAACCGTTTGTATATTTTAAAGCTCTCCTCATTTGGACCTACTTCATGGGTTGTTATTCTTGACCTTACCATTACCCTCtgcacaaacaaaaaaaaagtatttgATGTATCACATCAAAGATTAGTGTGAAAGATAGCTAGCAACTACAAATCAATaaataagcaataaaatatctcGACTAAGGTGTGAGGACCTCTTTGTAGATGATGTTATTAGTGCATGTCCCACTCATCTTTGAGcgcttctcctttttcttacAATCATCTGGGGTGACGAGGATCTTGATGTTCCTTCTGGCAGTGGCTCTAGATAATATGATGTATAGCTGGCCATGAGAGAACACTGGCTGGGGAAGGTACACTCCAACATTTGGGATGGTTTTTCCCTGTGCCTTGTTGATTTTCATGGCAAAGCTAAGCCTGATAGGAAACTGCTTCCGCTTGAACCAAAAAGGGAACATCTCATCATCAGAAGGACATAGGGGTACACAAGGTATGAAAATCTCTTCCCAGCATGCTCCCCAACCATGATCTCTGCATCAATAGCATTTCTTTGGAACACTCGGACCACAAGCCTTGTACCATTACAAAGTCCATTGGCGGGGTCAATGTTTCTAAGCAGTATGACATGACCGTTAACCTTGAGCTTCAGCACATGTGAAGGCAGCCTGTTTGGAGTCAAAGAGTTAAGGAATTCTGGGGGGTAGTAGTTGTGGCGGTCATCTTCAGCACGATCAAAGCTATGGTACACCATCTCATCCCCCCGAAAATGACCAATCATCTTCATGTTAATTGTATCCATGCACTCATTTCGTTTGGACAGGATGGCTCTTGACGTGATGTAGTTTGGGTCAGCTAGGTTAGCGTTGAGCATTGGAAACACGCTATCTATAAGTTTATCGAGGTCTGCATCCTTTCCTGTATACAACACGCATATATCTTAGGAAATCGTATGTTGCTATCACAATCAACCTCCTCGATGCCATTACCAATGCGCACGAGGTATTCCGCAAACCATGGGTCGCTTTTTGCCCTCATGTAACGCATGAGCCTTAGGTGTCACATGCACTCCTACAGGTAGGACATGCATAGCGTTGAATCAACTATCTGAGACCTTGACCCCTTTCGGTCAAtaggtgtcacacccggttttaacggccaaaaccagatgcggcttatgtgtgcccaggatgttcaacacacataaggacgtcacaggtgaagtaacaaaagcaatatttttattaaataacgttaaactcttacaacaattgacatatattgtcttctatgaagatatctgcagcagaacagaagcactggtgcccaacaacaccgcagacaactgaccgggagacacgcgcctagaacgtcacaacctcgtcttgataatcttcaacatcttcactcactgagcagcagcatacatatcgcatggtatagggaaaatagcaagtgtgagcacatagagtactcagtaagtgggggaaagtaatgatatgcaggcttatatcaagaataggctaacaaatggtatttttgcgtaaatgcgagtagtgaaaacatatttggactcaaaagcattaagaaattattaagtgaatataacccatacagtccaaccgtagcatacaaggctccccaccttgcataccataaccgtctagtactccctgtaccagaaccataatcacaactatctagtactccctgtaccagaaccataaccacaactatctagtactccctgtaccagaaccataaccacaaccaaactcataaccaaatccataaccacaacccactaatcatgtgaggatccaagtctctcatatccgtgagcacggctgttataacagttttacactctgcagaggttgtccaactttacccacgagtcagtgaattccatgttgccgtgtttgcaagacacttaacacacgccagtggtgtgccgccaagaatcactgtatgacactttccactaaccattgactaatccagtgcaagtctgcccactaggtttcaccgccaggctttacgcgagcaacagctcctacccagaagcccccttttgtgctgacccaacgcacactggacagactctaatcagtatgtcacattTTACctatatcagcctcgtggttggtacgttacttcttgggttgtcactccacgaaccggtccttacttaggttacttgagcaaacactaaaccaatgtcataaccatgacaaccatcaaaaccactttgctcaaggcctaaggttccatgttgctagaccattaacaaattaaccatcattactgcatatgttcattagtcaaaattatgacacttcccaatatcccaaaagcaaggctaagcaatctacccataaaagactcctaaccataaaccatctaggttccaagggatgataagggaatatctaggaaaaaccctaacataggtgactacccatcatattgacagacattgcatgcagttttgtaaaacaaaacatttaaaaacataggttcaatatgatcaaggacacttgcctttttcccaatgctgctcagtgttgtcgaaatcttggtcttgaagtccttcgaactgctccagaacgttatcgactaatcgcgagaactaccgacaaacaacacaaaggaaacactaagaaaaacataccaaacatcatcaaaatactttaaaaacactatggttggataggaatgattttagaaacgtttatacacaagaatcgtctaaatcagagttaagatgaaaagagtacaactttcgagagatgaattaggctgaaaaggaaatgctgattttctggaactatcttcctatgggaaaggttttatcgcacaatcactgtgtcaggcttgacaacatcattgcgcaagattcaagaagtgtggGGCatactagacttcactgactaggctaaggagaatgatgtggcactgactcggcatgctatgcaagtacatcttggattaaagaagggatacatgagatctagtatcgaccacctatgatgaaTCAAAAAGGCTGAAAGGTTACGCTtataggttaaggatactactggtgactctatgtagcggtggtgatTCGGGTTTTGTCGGAGATGGCAATTGGACATGTGGCCACATacatcaatgtcggcttcagtggagTTTCAGtaaaatgagggaagcatggcgtaaaacgcggaaagactaactcagcggtatggttggttttggaaggggtcatccgaggtagcggcaaaacaatgataactgcttctaggtttggtggtgactgtgaacagatgtaggaacgaagatgctcgcgttccaggagattggctataaaatttatgaaaccgtttgaacaaggatgttcatataactcgggaacacaatgctatggcatgggttttggtaaaTCATCcatagagaggaagaacaatcagcatagatgagatgggtgatggctgcgacatgctgtggttggcattggcgtcctggtcgtgtcgctgcacaaacggggatgggatCCTAgagtaacgtagaagactccatgggacacgccgtgacgtggttggtgcatccatacggctttcggattgacgggggacgcgaatgcaaatccggtgcgcgtgcagaacacgtgcagagaccggacagcgggtatgtcgaccttgattgcggtagttgGTGGAGGcttggggaacatcatgggacatgcaccggtaaaaaggcttggtgatttgaccatTGATCAgttgggaacatcgatgccaatcggctacagcgctgctgtctcgcggctgtccgcgacggtgacgaccgtggcagCTTAGATCGGGCTTTTGCCGGGGCTAGAGCTTttctagggacttagtatgatgataaaatagtagtaagagtggagaagaagaggtcctcacattgctttggtGGTCAAGGAAGAAGGATTTGCGGAGAaaacgacgtagcgcatcacgggcggtggcggcggcggctccggcgaacggcggcgctccggcgactcaCGGACAGGGAAGCAGTGACTtttagggcttgggggcatggaatagaggtgggagagggcgtgcaactcatatatatagggctagggatggctggatgaggtagagtccaaaccgaacacgagttggattcgagttcgagtcggttacggtttcctttttcgcagctctgcattccgaggatgatatctccatcgtccggactccaaattggacgtttcatgattctaaattgtagtactcgaaaagatctacaactttggtagtcatgggaacttctgaaaacgtcatctttatttccaaaaatgcgccacaagataaactgtttgaactcagacttctttgcgcagcactgatttcaggggccataactcctagctcccttatccaaaagaggacttccataggttcaaatcgaagctctcgacgagacctacaactttggtattgttaagatttgcatttgaggccgttttgaactccaaaacgttatgagaagatgaggctgtccaggactccgcgaaaatttacagatttcgtggatcctttgttgggccatctagaagacttggctaagggtttggacttgagcaagattgagcccaaagatactttaggtatatctagggtttagaaaagaaacgtTTGtggagaaatttgaataggatttgaatttgaattgagtttggagtgaatttgagagaaaccgaaaaagatgaggttgaacaagaataggagtagatgaggaatgtgaatttagatttgggtagaatttgagaaaaaggagagattagctttaaacaagaatttgataagatttgaattgacctggagaaggatcaagtatgatcaaggattgaatagatgatgaattcaaagattttgatttccaaccattaagatccttaacttattcactactgagttttgtaaaaaccatttcaaaatattttcactcaaaacaccaaacagagaaaagaaaaagaactctaatgcatttacctggctcctaacaaaactcagcatgcaatgcacacaaaataataacctatattgattgattgattaagaaaataggttttaaacctatactattggtgaagctattcaataatcttggaaaattttagaaatttgagaaatctgaaaatcagggtgttacaataggGAGGACGTATCTAAATTCACCACCAAACACAACCTTCTTTCCACCAAACGAGACATCTGGCTGGCCCAATATGTCACGCAAGCTATTGTCCAGGGCCTCCACCATGTGCCTCTTAGTCATGGAGGCTTCATCCCACATAATCAGTGATGTCACCTGCAGAAGCTTAGCCATCCCAATCTGCTTTCTAAAACTACAAAAACCCCCATAATCAATGGTCAGAGGTATCTTCCTCCAAGCATTATAGAAGCAGCGACACATGATGTAGTCATTGCCACGACGAGCTTCCCCTGGCCACGGACCATAGCAAGTAGTGCCCTGTAAAGAAAAGTCTTCCCTATGCCTCCTGAGCCATCAACAAAGAACATGCCTCCTTCGCCGCTGTCAACCATGGCTAGAATTTTGTCATAGGCAACCCTCTACTCGATGTTGAGGGAGTCAGATAAGGTTGTGTGGTCATGATCCACATTGATCATAGACCCCTCAAATATCTCCCCTGGCACACCGTTTGCCAAATCAAGTGCCTCATTGATATCAGGAAGAGGGAATGATCCTATATCCTTCCCCATCGACTGCAGCATGTTCCTAACATCTATCAAAACCTTCTACTCGACCGTGTGTGTGCATTGATCGGTGCGGTGGTAGTAATCTGACATTGCCTCAAGGTGTCTGTTCCAGAGGCCACACACATCGCTGGGCTCACAAAATACCAATATTGTTGCAAAGAGCCTTCGGAGGGACAATGGCATCTGGAACAACTCAGCTTCCATGAGGTACTCGTCCAGCATATTGTCTGCCTCAATCAAACACCTTCTCTACGTGGCATCATGGAAGGATGGTAGAATGTCACCATCAACTATCCTTAAATCCTCATATGATGTGGCGCTCGTCACGTGGTTAAGGAGAATCTGGAGGTAGTAGCGTTCCCCCTCGACCGGATGGGCCATCACAATTCTATCGACTTGTCCACCATGTTTCCTCAGTTGCCAAAACTTTCTGTTTTTCCCTGTTTGCCAAGTAAAACACTCGGGGAAGTCATGATAGAGGATGCCTCTTGTTTGCTCGTGTATTGTGTTTTCCTAGAAATACTCTGTCAACATTAACTTCTTGGCATCATCATGGTCGAGCACCTTTTGTATGTCCTGCCCCCTCTATACGAAACCATGTGCATGCTCAGGAGATGAAGTTGTAGTTGCATCATAGGTGGAGAGTTCTTGCTTATATCAAAGCCGTATATCCTTCACAAGGCTTCAGGAGAGGTAACCCACCTCGCCTCCCTATACTGCTTGATCTCGTCGATGTCATTGTTCTTGGCCTCGTTCACAGATACGGGCGCCTGCTCATGGCCCTTGTATATGTTCTTGAACAGGTACTTGACAACCTTTATGATCGAATAGACCTCAAAATTGATGTGGCAGTTGAACATCCACAAGAGGTAAGGGTTGTAAGGGATGATCCACCTGTTGTCTAGTTGGCATTTTTGAATTGTTGCATGGCGACCATCATCATGTCTCCTGTACACCAGATATCCATGTCTTGCACGGTAGCCGCATTGAAAGGACGCGGATAATGGTTCTTGCATGACCCATGATCCTTTGTGCACAGACACTGGGAGTTTAGCACATAAAAAGGGCCATGCATCATGTGCTTGATGACCATCTTGTAATACacatattaagaagctttagatatcacagaaccaaatcagcggtacctgatacacccggaatcaaggaagtacatatcacAAAAGTttcgattggttacctaactcaatatgattagtactcaaaatagatttatctacttggacgtcaaggaagataactccctattgaccacggctggataggagtcagtacctcacccctatataaggcgaaaaggttggggtggaggaggaaggaactctaggcaagcatcaagaccctagaaAAAAAGATATTCGGTGATTTTAGttttaggttagattagatctgatatactctctgtaatagatttagccacattacttgtactcgagatcatcaatatacagcaACAATCC
The sequence above is drawn from the Phragmites australis chromosome 10, lpPhrAust1.1, whole genome shotgun sequence genome and encodes:
- the LOC133930144 gene encoding uncharacterized protein LOC133930144 translates to MRAKSDPWFAEYLVRIGKDADLDKLIDSVFPMLNANLADPNYITSRAILSKRNECMDTINMKMIGHFRGDEMVYHSFDRAEDDRHNYYPPEFLNSLTPNRLPSHVLKLKVNGHVILLRNIDPANGLCNGTRLVVRVFQRNAIDAEIMRKQFPIRLSFAMKINKAQGKTIPNVGVYLPQPVFSHGQLYIILSRATARRNIKILVTPDDCKKKEKRSKMSGTCTNNIIYKEVLTP